Proteins encoded together in one Acetobacteroides hydrogenigenes window:
- a CDS encoding DEAD/DEAH box helicase has translation MENRKQIVSNGLANMGIAHLTPMQEEVIEAVEEHPEVVVLSPTGSGKTLAFLIPIVHHLRPNAGFVQALVLTPTRELALQIEQVFRHLKTRFKVVCCYGGHPFWMEANSLKEPPALLVGTPGRIADHIRRGTISPELVSFLVLDEFDKCLELGFDEEMAQIMENLENLGKKVLTSATDALEIPPFVGLNSPHKLSYLDGPSTTERLELKIVRSEHHDKFGALVNLICQLGESTMLVFVNHRDAADRLCTMLMEEGIISDVFHGGLEQPERERSLIKFRNGSIKILVATDLASRGLDIPEIGHVVHYQLPETEEAFVHRNGRTARMKANGCAVLVLAESEDLPHYASTDIEQLPLSKEAELPPQPDWTTIYIGAGKKDKLSKVDVVGFLIQKGGIEKSDIGRIDILDKSAFVAVRRQLAHELVKAVRNQPVKKLKPTIGVSW, from the coding sequence ATGGAAAACCGCAAGCAGATCGTATCGAATGGGCTGGCCAACATGGGCATCGCCCACCTGACCCCCATGCAGGAGGAGGTTATCGAGGCCGTAGAGGAGCACCCCGAAGTTGTTGTGCTATCGCCCACCGGATCGGGCAAGACGCTGGCCTTCCTGATCCCCATTGTGCACCACCTGCGCCCCAACGCGGGGTTCGTGCAGGCGCTGGTGCTTACGCCCACGCGCGAGCTGGCGCTGCAGATCGAGCAGGTTTTCCGCCACCTAAAAACGCGCTTCAAGGTGGTATGCTGCTACGGCGGCCACCCCTTTTGGATGGAGGCCAACAGCCTAAAGGAGCCACCTGCGCTGCTCGTTGGCACCCCCGGGCGCATCGCCGACCATATCCGCCGCGGCACCATCAGCCCCGAGCTCGTCAGCTTTTTGGTGCTCGACGAGTTCGACAAGTGCCTGGAGCTGGGCTTCGACGAGGAGATGGCGCAAATTATGGAGAACCTGGAGAATCTGGGCAAGAAGGTGCTTACCTCAGCCACCGATGCGCTCGAAATACCACCCTTCGTCGGCCTGAACAGCCCCCACAAGCTATCGTACCTCGATGGGCCAAGCACCACCGAACGGCTGGAGCTAAAGATCGTACGCTCGGAGCACCACGACAAGTTTGGGGCGCTGGTAAACCTGATCTGCCAGCTGGGCGAAAGCACCATGCTCGTCTTCGTAAACCACCGCGATGCCGCCGACCGCCTTTGCACCATGCTCATGGAGGAGGGCATCATCTCCGACGTCTTCCACGGAGGGCTCGAGCAGCCCGAGCGCGAGCGCTCGCTCATTAAGTTCAGAAATGGAAGCATAAAGATCCTCGTTGCCACCGATCTCGCCTCGCGCGGGCTCGACATCCCCGAGATCGGTCACGTGGTGCACTACCAGCTACCCGAAACCGAGGAGGCGTTCGTCCACCGCAACGGCCGTACCGCCCGCATGAAGGCCAACGGGTGTGCGGTACTCGTACTTGCCGAATCCGAAGACCTCCCCCACTACGCCAGCACCGACATCGAGCAGCTGCCGCTCTCGAAGGAGGCCGAGCTGCCCCCCCAACCCGATTGGACCACCATCTACATTGGCGCAGGCAAGAAGGATAAGCTCAGCAAGGTGGATGTAGTAGGATTCCTGATCCAGAAGGGAGGCATCGAAAAGAGCGATATTGGCCGGATAGACATCCTCGACAAGTCGGCCTTTGTGGCCGTACGGCGCCAGCTGGCCCACGAGCTGGTTAAAGCGGTTCGCAACCAGCCCGTAAAGAAGCTAAAGCCCACCATCGGGGTCTCGTGGTAG